The following proteins come from a genomic window of Caloenas nicobarica isolate bCalNic1 chromosome 6, bCalNic1.hap1, whole genome shotgun sequence:
- the TMEM169 gene encoding transmembrane protein 169 — MPSEVLESSSGMEETVQKESKSGSQSPHRGSLRRAVATTVTFDGEATMDRRKKKKKESRPESIIVYRSENENKVEEEQADEEGGERSSEEGSKFLGQSMADGVWNMPLDSRYVTLTGTITRGKKKGQMVDIHVTLTDKELQELAKSKEPPKEDVPEKKKCDVGLDRGPHIILWTIICLPVIFVVSFVVSFYYGTITWYNIFLVYNEERTFWHKITFCPFLIIFYPIIIMVVSFSLGLYSAVAQVAWSFGYWWRAVRDMEKGFCGWLCSKLGLEDCSPYSIVELLDSDNISGSLSGKSSAQGVETSAV; from the exons ATGCCAAGTGAGGTGCTTGAGAGCAgcagtgggatggaggagaccGTACAGAAAGAGAGCAAGTCTGGAAGCCAGAGCCCTCACCGTGGCTCCCTGAGAAGGGCTGTGGCAACCACTGTCACCTTTGATGGGGAAGCCACTATGGACcggaggaaaaagaagaagaaagagtcCCGTCCTGAGTCAATAATAGTGTATCGGTCAGAGAATGAGAATAAGGTGGAAGAAGAACAAGCAGATGAagaaggaggggagagaagCTCTGAGGAAGGCTCTAAGTTCCTGGgtcagtccatggcagatg GTGTCTGGAACATGCCTTTAGACAGCCGATATGTCACCTTGACTGGAACAATCaccaggggaaagaaaaagggtcAGATGGTGGACATCCATGTCACATTAACAGACAAAGAGCTGCAGGAACTGGCTAAGTCAAAGGAACCGCCTAAAGAGGATGTACCTGAGAAGAAGAAATGTGATGTTGGGCTGGACAGAGGACCCCACATCATCCTCTGGACCATCATCTGCCTCCCTGTAATTTTTGTAGTGTCCTTTGTGGTTTCATTCTACTATGGAACCATTACATGGTACAACATCTTCTTGGTGTACAATGAAGAGAGGACCTTCTGGCACAAAATCACGTTTTGTCCTTTTCTGATCATCTTCTACCCAATTATAATTATGGTTGTGTCTTTTTCCCTAGGCCTGTACTCAGCTGTTGCCCAGGTAGCATGGTCCTTTGGGTACTGGTGGCGTGCTGTCAGAGATATGGAGAAGGGCTTCTGTGGCTGGCTCTGCAGCAAGCTGGGTTTGGAAGATTGTTCTCCGTACAGCATTGTTGAGCTGCTAGATTCTGACAATATCTCAGGTAGTCTCTCTGGCAAGAGTTCTGCACAGGGGGTTGAGACCTCGGCAGTCTGA
- the PECR gene encoding peroxisomal trans-2-enoyl-CoA reductase, whose protein sequence is MAAARGLLAAGLFRGRVAIVTGGGTGIGKAIATDLLALGCSVVIASRKFDRLKAAAEELNAMFSSMNPAKATPVQCNIRKEEEVEALVKFTLSLHGKIDFLVNNGGGQFASPSEAIRAKGWNAVIDTNLTGTFYCCKAVYNAWMQEHGGVIVNITAAVRNGFPGMSHTGAARAAVNNLTKTLALEWAHSGVRINSVAPGIVFSETAVANYGEQGTTMWLRSIAKVPAKRSAVPEEISPAVCFLLSPAASYITGITMVVDGGQSLYSHTLEIPDHDRWPPAPEGKNSEMLKQLLSGKFKAKL, encoded by the exons atggcggcggcgcgcgggCTGCTGGCGGCCGGGCTGTTCCGCGGGCGGGTGGCCATCGTCaccggcggcggcaccggcatCGGCAAGGCCATCGCCACCGACTTGCTGGCGTTAG GTTGCAGTGTTGTTATTGCCTCTCGTAAATTTGACCGATtaaaagctgctgcagaagaaCTGAATGCtatgttttcttccatgaatCCTGCCAAAGCGACTCCTGTACAGTGCAATATCCGCAAAGAAGAGGAG GTAGAAGCTTTGGTGAAGTTTACACTGAGTCTGCATGGGAAGATTGACTTCTTGGTGAATAATGGAGGGGGCCAATTTGCAAGTCCTTCTGAAGCCATCCGTGCAAAAGGCTGGAATGCTGTGATAGACACAAATCTGACAGGCACTTTCTACTGCTGCAAAGCAG TGTACAACGCCTGGATGCAGGAACATGGAGGAGTCATTGTCAACATTACTGCTGCTGTGAGAAATGGGTTTCCTGGAATGTc GCACACAGGAGCTGCAAGAGCTGCCGTGAATAACCTAACCAAGACTTTAGCTTTAGAATGGGCCCACAGCGGAGTAAGAATCAACAGCGTTGCTCCT ggAATAGTATTTTCAGAAACTGCTGTTGCAAACTATGGAGAACAAGGTACAACGATGTGGTTAAGGAGCATAGCAAAAGTTCCTGCCAAGAGATCAGCAGTTCCTGAGGAG ATCTCTCCTGCAGTGTGTTTCCTATTGTCTCCAGCTGCTTCTTACATAACTGGGATAACCATGGTTGTGGATGGTGGCCAAAGTTTATATAGCCATACCCTAGAAATACCTG aTCACGACAGATGGCCCCCAgcaccagaaggaaaaaattctgaaatgcttaaacagctgctttctggcAAGTTCAAGGCAAAGCTGTAA